Proteins encoded in a region of the Leifsonia sp. PS1209 genome:
- a CDS encoding phosphodiesterase, with protein MKTRIAEYPRPDHFLVHISDTHLLAGGEKLYGSVDSAHHLRSLLADLEASGGRPEAIVFTGDIADRGQPDAYAEVRAIVDPVAERLGARVVWVMGNHDERDAFRFGLRDELPAAEPIDDVFWFGGLRVIALDSSVPGHHYGEVTDAQLDWLAAELASPAPEGTILAMHHPPVPSVLDLAVSVELRDQSGLAEVLDGSDVRSILAGHLHYSSMATFAGIPVSVASASCYTQDLNVPVGGTRGRDGFRAFNLVHVYPTTVLHSVVPLGASPALDYIDPDESARRLAADGIRIPPRRVDAGGRHDPSPTTPIQVMA; from the coding sequence GTGAAGACGCGAATCGCGGAATACCCGCGGCCGGACCACTTCCTCGTGCACATCAGCGACACTCACCTCCTGGCGGGAGGTGAGAAGCTTTACGGCTCCGTCGACAGCGCGCACCACCTCCGCAGCCTCCTGGCCGACCTCGAAGCGTCCGGCGGCAGGCCGGAGGCCATCGTGTTCACGGGCGACATCGCCGACAGGGGACAACCGGATGCGTACGCGGAGGTCCGCGCGATCGTCGACCCGGTCGCGGAGCGCCTCGGCGCCCGCGTGGTCTGGGTGATGGGCAACCACGACGAGCGCGACGCGTTCCGCTTCGGGCTGCGCGACGAGCTCCCCGCCGCCGAGCCGATCGACGACGTGTTCTGGTTCGGCGGCCTCCGGGTGATCGCCCTCGACTCGAGCGTGCCCGGCCACCACTACGGCGAAGTCACGGATGCGCAGCTCGACTGGCTCGCCGCCGAGCTCGCATCGCCCGCACCGGAGGGCACGATCCTGGCCATGCATCACCCGCCGGTCCCGAGCGTGCTCGACCTGGCCGTGTCCGTCGAGCTGCGCGATCAGTCCGGCCTTGCCGAGGTGCTCGACGGCAGCGACGTCCGCAGCATCCTGGCCGGTCACCTGCACTACTCGTCGATGGCGACCTTCGCGGGCATCCCGGTCTCCGTCGCGTCGGCCAGCTGCTACACGCAAGACCTCAACGTGCCGGTCGGAGGTACCCGCGGCCGTGACGGCTTCCGCGCCTTCAACCTCGTGCACGTGTACCCGACGACGGTGCTGCACTCCGTGGTGCCGCTCGGCGCCTCCCCGGCGCTCGACTACATCGACCCGGACGAGAGCGCCCGCCGCCTCGCCGCCGACGGCATCCGCATCCCGCCCCGGCGAGTGGATGCGGGCGGCAGGCACGACCCGTCGCCCACCACCCCGATCCAGGTCATGGCGTGA
- a CDS encoding Gfo/Idh/MocA family oxidoreductase encodes MPQPLTVAAIGFWHVHAGDYAKAAQQHPDTRLVAVWDDDEERGRAAAEAFGVEFVPDLDELLARDTLDAVTITTSTDQHHDVILRSIAAGKHVFTEKVLAPTADEAEDIVAAAASAGVALVVSLPRLYDGYTQAFRQLIDSGELGTLTYSRVRLAHDGWVAGWLPDRFGNPEEAIGGALTDLGCHPAYLTRLFHRAEPLAVSAVYGSVTGHPVEDNAVVTAEFPGGALGVFEASVASAPGQFTIELRGTEGVAVYGFGGPTLLVGGGEHGDEWRELLIPDALDGAFAEWVDRVHSGTTADANLDHALALTRMVVAANASAASGVAVPVAAARAVV; translated from the coding sequence ATGCCCCAACCCCTCACCGTCGCCGCGATCGGCTTCTGGCATGTGCATGCCGGAGACTACGCGAAAGCCGCGCAACAGCATCCGGACACCAGACTCGTCGCCGTCTGGGACGACGACGAAGAACGCGGCCGCGCCGCAGCGGAAGCCTTCGGGGTGGAGTTCGTCCCCGACCTCGACGAGCTGCTCGCCCGCGACACTCTGGATGCGGTGACCATCACCACCTCCACCGACCAGCACCACGACGTGATCCTGCGATCCATCGCTGCGGGCAAGCACGTCTTCACCGAGAAGGTGCTCGCGCCCACCGCCGACGAGGCGGAAGACATCGTCGCCGCGGCGGCGTCCGCCGGTGTGGCGCTCGTCGTCTCGCTGCCCCGCCTCTACGACGGGTACACGCAGGCGTTCCGGCAGCTCATCGACTCCGGCGAGCTCGGCACGCTGACGTACTCGCGCGTGCGTCTCGCCCACGACGGCTGGGTGGCCGGCTGGCTGCCCGACCGGTTCGGCAACCCGGAGGAGGCGATCGGCGGCGCGCTGACCGACCTCGGCTGCCACCCCGCCTACCTGACGCGGCTGTTCCACCGGGCGGAACCGCTCGCGGTCAGCGCGGTCTACGGGTCGGTCACCGGGCATCCGGTGGAGGACAACGCGGTCGTGACGGCGGAGTTCCCCGGCGGAGCGCTCGGCGTTTTCGAGGCGAGCGTCGCCTCTGCACCCGGCCAGTTCACGATCGAACTGCGCGGCACGGAAGGCGTGGCCGTCTACGGCTTCGGCGGCCCGACGCTGCTGGTCGGCGGCGGCGAGCACGGCGACGAGTGGCGCGAGCTGCTGATCCCGGATGCGCTCGACGGCGCGTTCGCGGAATGGGTCGACCGCGTCCACTCCGGCACGACGGCCGACGCGAACCTGGACCACGCGCTGGCGCTCACCAGGATGGTCGTCGCGGCGAACGCGTCGGCGGCGAGCGGCGTTGCGGTGCCGGTCGCGGCTGCGCGCGCGGTCGTGTAG
- a CDS encoding Gfo/Idh/MocA family oxidoreductase, with amino-acid sequence MTSSNASTVRIGLIGAGGIAGAHVAGYALNPDTITFAAVADPVRASAEARAGDTGAVIYADYRDMLAEADIDAVDICLPHHLHKDAIVAAARAGKHILCEKPLCLTPEEAREVSAAVDEAGVTLMCAHNQLFLPAVAAAKELIESGRLGTVYEVRTTDSFYNDFDPSTMGWRANAATSGGGELIDTGYHPSYLLLHLAGGSPVEVTAMLATHRLTFMEGEDSATVVVRFDNGVIGTVVTSWAYDAADSTERFSAVGSLGSLTSDGTTLSYRLRGSEPVVLDLEPVDQFGEELGHFARSILDGTRPIHTQKEGIEVLGIILGAYDSARTRTVAAVPSLAAV; translated from the coding sequence ATGACTTCCAGCAACGCATCCACCGTCCGCATCGGCCTGATCGGGGCGGGCGGCATCGCCGGCGCCCACGTCGCCGGGTACGCCCTCAACCCGGACACGATCACGTTCGCCGCGGTCGCCGACCCCGTGCGCGCCTCCGCCGAGGCTCGCGCAGGCGACACCGGCGCCGTCATCTACGCCGACTACCGCGACATGCTCGCCGAGGCCGACATCGACGCCGTCGACATCTGCCTGCCGCACCATCTGCACAAGGACGCGATCGTCGCGGCCGCCCGCGCGGGCAAGCACATCCTGTGCGAGAAGCCGCTCTGCCTCACGCCGGAGGAGGCCCGCGAGGTCTCCGCGGCCGTCGACGAGGCGGGAGTGACGCTGATGTGCGCCCACAACCAGCTGTTCCTGCCCGCGGTGGCGGCGGCGAAGGAGCTGATCGAGTCCGGCAGGCTCGGCACCGTCTACGAGGTGCGCACGACCGACAGCTTCTACAACGACTTCGACCCGTCCACGATGGGCTGGCGTGCCAACGCGGCCACGAGCGGCGGCGGCGAACTGATCGACACCGGATACCACCCCAGCTACCTGCTGCTGCACCTCGCGGGCGGCTCCCCGGTGGAGGTGACGGCGATGCTCGCCACCCACCGCCTCACCTTCATGGAGGGCGAGGACTCGGCCACGGTGGTGGTGCGGTTCGACAACGGCGTGATCGGCACGGTCGTGACCAGCTGGGCGTATGACGCCGCCGACAGCACGGAGCGCTTCTCGGCGGTCGGCTCGCTCGGCAGCCTGACCAGCGACGGCACCACCCTCAGCTACCGCCTGCGCGGCAGCGAGCCGGTGGTCCTCGACCTGGAGCCCGTCGACCAGTTCGGCGAGGAGCTCGGGCACTTCGCGCGCAGCATCCTCGACGGCACCCGCCCCATCCACACGCAGAAGGAGGGCATCGAGGTGCTCGGCATCATCCTGGGCGCGTACGACTCCGCGCGCACCCGCACGGTCGCCGCCGTCCCCAGCCTCGCCGCGGTGTAG
- a CDS encoding NUDIX domain-containing protein codes for MDRETASEFFTTAPQWFGRPERTLFASVAERIHGGEELLFKGGPAHVTASCVVFDPERTRVLLAFHRKGRFWVQFGGHLEPGDDDMAAAAAREVTEESGLESFRMLSTDAIDLQAQQLGERFGGCDIHLDLLFAAEAPRDAVPSASDESDAVEWFDLDALPTDAVPGLSKRLRTARERLAA; via the coding sequence GTGGACCGCGAGACCGCCAGCGAGTTCTTCACGACAGCGCCGCAGTGGTTCGGGCGGCCGGAGCGGACGCTGTTCGCGTCGGTGGCCGAACGCATCCACGGGGGCGAGGAGCTGCTGTTCAAGGGCGGCCCGGCGCACGTCACGGCGAGCTGCGTCGTGTTCGATCCCGAGCGGACGCGGGTGCTGCTCGCGTTCCACCGCAAAGGGCGGTTCTGGGTGCAGTTCGGCGGGCACCTCGAACCGGGCGATGACGACATGGCCGCGGCGGCTGCGCGCGAGGTGACGGAGGAGAGCGGGCTCGAGTCGTTCCGGATGCTGTCCACCGACGCCATCGACCTGCAGGCGCAGCAGCTGGGCGAACGGTTCGGCGGCTGCGACATCCACCTCGACCTGCTGTTCGCGGCGGAGGCGCCACGGGATGCGGTCCCCAGCGCCAGCGACGAGAGCGACGCCGTCGAGTGGTTCGACCTCGACGCGCTGCCCACCGACGCCGTTCCCGGGCTGTCGAAACGGCTGCGCACCGCCAGGGAGCGGCTGGCCGCCTAG
- a CDS encoding HAD family hydrolase: protein MTVTAVLFDVDGTLVDSNFLHVDAWQRALAELGSPTDAWRIHRAIGQDSDRLLRAVAGDHDEEWMSRASDLHSRYYRELAPRLRAFDQVPELLRAIASRGIAVVLATSAPDDELDLLLDAIDAPDAIHATTSADDVETAKPDPGILNVALERAGATSSDAIMVGDSVWDLKAAARAHLRSVGVLSGGVGERELTDAGAFAVFEDPAQLLKNLDAIV from the coding sequence ATGACGGTCACCGCTGTGCTCTTCGACGTCGACGGAACGCTCGTCGACTCCAACTTCCTGCACGTCGACGCCTGGCAGCGCGCGCTCGCCGAGCTGGGCTCCCCGACCGACGCGTGGCGCATCCACCGTGCGATCGGCCAGGACTCCGACCGGCTGCTGCGCGCGGTCGCCGGCGACCACGACGAGGAGTGGATGAGCAGAGCCTCCGACCTGCACTCCCGCTACTACCGCGAGCTCGCGCCGCGGCTGCGCGCCTTCGACCAGGTGCCCGAGCTGCTGCGCGCCATCGCGTCCCGCGGCATCGCCGTGGTGCTGGCCACCTCGGCGCCGGACGACGAGCTCGACCTGCTGCTCGACGCCATCGACGCTCCGGATGCGATCCACGCCACCACCTCCGCCGACGACGTCGAGACGGCCAAGCCGGACCCCGGCATCCTGAACGTGGCGCTCGAACGGGCGGGCGCGACCTCGTCCGACGCGATCATGGTCGGCGACTCCGTCTGGGATCTGAAGGCGGCGGCGCGGGCGCACCTGCGCTCGGTCGGGGTGCTGAGCGGCGGTGTCGGCGAGCGCGAGCTGACCGACGCCGGGGCGTTCGCGGTGTTCGAGGATCCGGCGCAGCTGCTGAAGAACCTGGACGCCATAGTCTGA
- a CDS encoding SDR family oxidoreductase: MPLTIVTGAGRGIGAAISRRLAADGHDIVVCYRSDVESAEAVAADVRAAGRRAIICAVDTTDEAQVEAVFAAASELGTVTGLVNNAGSASAFGPLADADIAAVRRDIDVDLVGVLICAKHAVRAMSAPGASGGAIVNISSASAYLGSPGRYVHYAAAKAAVDAVTVGLSKEVAALGIRVNGVAPGTIWTDFHPEPDRPDIVAPTVPLGRGGQPEEIAGAVAWLLSPDASYATGTTIRVTGGL, translated from the coding sequence ATGCCTCTCACCATCGTCACAGGTGCAGGCCGCGGCATCGGGGCGGCGATCAGCCGCCGTCTCGCCGCGGACGGTCACGACATCGTCGTCTGCTATCGCTCAGACGTGGAATCCGCGGAAGCGGTAGCCGCCGATGTGCGCGCAGCGGGCAGGCGCGCGATCATCTGCGCCGTCGACACCACCGACGAAGCCCAGGTCGAGGCTGTGTTCGCGGCGGCGTCCGAACTGGGCACGGTGACGGGACTGGTCAACAACGCGGGGTCGGCCAGCGCGTTCGGGCCGCTCGCCGACGCGGACATCGCGGCCGTGCGCCGCGACATCGATGTCGACCTGGTGGGCGTACTGATCTGCGCGAAGCACGCTGTGCGCGCGATGAGCGCTCCCGGCGCGAGCGGCGGCGCCATCGTCAACATCTCCTCTGCGTCCGCCTACCTCGGCAGCCCCGGCCGCTACGTGCACTACGCGGCGGCGAAGGCGGCAGTGGATGCGGTCACCGTCGGCCTCTCGAAGGAGGTCGCCGCGCTCGGCATCCGCGTCAACGGCGTCGCCCCCGGCACGATCTGGACCGACTTCCATCCCGAGCCCGACCGTCCGGACATCGTGGCGCCGACGGTCCCGCTCGGTCGCGGCGGGCAGCCGGAAGAGATCGCAGGCGCCGTGGCCTGGCTGCTGTCGCCGGATGCGTCCTACGCGACCGGCACGACCATCCGGGTGACCGGCGGCCTCTAG
- a CDS encoding cupin domain-containing protein, whose translation MSDSVHNLDDAIASIAEHWQPHRLTSVNDYDVKVVKLLGEFVWHTHPETDELFLVLSGRLTIQLRDGDVHLGPNDVFVVPRGVEHCPLAEEEVRAVLFEPKGTVNTGDVGGERTSQLRELSDA comes from the coding sequence ATGAGCGACTCCGTGCACAACCTCGACGACGCCATCGCCTCCATCGCCGAGCACTGGCAACCGCACCGCCTGACGAGCGTCAACGACTACGACGTGAAGGTCGTGAAGCTGCTCGGCGAGTTCGTCTGGCACACGCATCCGGAGACCGACGAGCTGTTCCTGGTGCTGTCCGGGCGGCTCACCATCCAGCTGCGCGACGGGGATGTGCACCTCGGCCCGAACGACGTGTTCGTTGTGCCGCGCGGGGTCGAGCACTGCCCGCTCGCCGAGGAGGAGGTGCGGGCCGTGCTGTTCGAGCCGAAGGGCACGGTCAACACCGGGGATGTGGGCGGCGAGCGGACGAGCCAGCTGCGCGAACTGTCGGACGCGTAG
- a CDS encoding DMT family transporter has translation MSTSFRAVLLCLIPPLIWGGMFPVAASLEPTVNMFVMTLIRYVAVAIVLAIMLGRAEGRAAFRLGASGWHLFLLGSAGFAGFGLLAFTALSYTSAANVSLIMAMMPAIGAVIAAAATRKLPPAYTLAAVVIAFVGVSLVLTEGNYRELVSADDALGLVLALLGAICWVVYTRGAARFPQWSILRYTTLTTLLGCPTIAAATIVAAATGFVTMPTFEAIIAGWPAFAYLIILAGVVAVLFWNNGNRLLGPINGTLFMNLVPITTFTIVSVTTQTLPTVAATWGVVLVVLGLVLNNIYARRAARRARVLAASSASVPA, from the coding sequence ATGAGCACCTCATTCCGCGCTGTCCTTCTCTGTCTCATCCCTCCCCTGATCTGGGGCGGTATGTTCCCTGTGGCCGCGAGTCTCGAGCCGACCGTGAACATGTTCGTCATGACGCTGATCCGATACGTTGCGGTCGCGATCGTCCTTGCGATAATGCTCGGCAGAGCCGAGGGGCGCGCCGCCTTCCGCCTGGGAGCCAGCGGCTGGCACCTCTTTCTTCTCGGAAGTGCCGGGTTTGCTGGATTCGGGCTACTGGCGTTCACCGCCCTGAGCTACACATCGGCGGCAAACGTCAGCCTCATCATGGCCATGATGCCCGCAATCGGTGCAGTGATAGCCGCGGCAGCGACCAGGAAGCTGCCTCCGGCCTACACGCTCGCGGCCGTGGTCATTGCGTTCGTCGGAGTGTCCCTGGTGCTCACGGAAGGCAACTACCGGGAACTCGTCTCCGCGGACGACGCACTCGGGCTGGTCCTGGCGCTTCTCGGAGCGATTTGCTGGGTGGTGTACACCAGGGGAGCTGCCCGATTCCCACAGTGGTCGATCTTGCGCTACACGACCCTGACGACGCTCCTCGGATGCCCGACGATCGCGGCCGCAACCATCGTGGCAGCAGCAACAGGTTTCGTGACAATGCCGACCTTCGAAGCGATCATCGCTGGTTGGCCGGCATTCGCGTACCTCATCATCCTCGCCGGGGTGGTCGCGGTGCTCTTCTGGAACAACGGCAACAGGCTGCTCGGCCCGATCAATGGCACGCTGTTCATGAACCTGGTGCCGATAACCACCTTCACCATCGTCAGCGTGACCACCCAGACGCTTCCGACTGTGGCGGCGACGTGGGGAGTGGTTCTCGTGGTGCTCGGCCTCGTCCTCAATAACATCTACGCACGTCGCGCGGCGCGAAGGGCTCGCGTGCTCGCTGCATCGTCGGCGAGCGTGCCCGCGTAA
- a CDS encoding class I adenylate-forming enzyme family protein, whose protein sequence is MIPLDAIAEHAEAQPDAIALEHGAEKVTWSRYYDQVARVSAWLAEHVTAVDATAVVEAPASSEAFVVISALATARIPWVALDPQGDRTVRDHQRSLLSPALVVAEDAEGRVVLRTASSGEDTMLADAISEDRPGRRPLMPERRFRALGFTSGTTGLPKCVVRSRSSEGPRNALFIKRFGFGTRDRFLLCLPLSHASGHGWARTFLTCGGTVVIGSSEPKEIAANLAGSAITASLIVPPVLDAVVNVLRDRFPNERVCGQVRFLLTGGRHLSPGLVGRVTRTIGPVLHAYYGTTETGVNAFAEPIDLLIDPRCSGTVVDGSAIAIVDAEGNEVSSETPGRVAIASYMNADSYDDGDIPSVELGGIRYTLTADLGVMSGDGVLTILGRASEEVSASECGDLIGFENDLRLLAGVTDAAVAVDSKRFAVAAIEMAEATIDEPLMEYLAIRLGKQRGVQLPIKARIVPTLQFNRTGKFDLTKSLVRS, encoded by the coding sequence ATGATCCCACTCGATGCCATCGCCGAACACGCTGAGGCGCAACCAGATGCGATTGCCCTCGAACACGGTGCGGAGAAGGTGACGTGGTCTCGCTATTACGACCAGGTGGCGCGCGTCTCCGCCTGGCTGGCGGAGCATGTCACCGCTGTCGATGCAACGGCCGTCGTTGAGGCGCCGGCTAGCTCAGAAGCGTTCGTCGTCATCAGTGCCCTCGCCACTGCCAGAATCCCATGGGTCGCACTGGATCCGCAGGGAGACAGGACCGTGCGGGATCATCAGCGTTCGTTGCTGTCCCCCGCTCTGGTCGTCGCGGAGGACGCCGAGGGTCGCGTGGTGCTTCGGACGGCATCGAGTGGGGAGGACACCATGCTTGCCGACGCCATTTCGGAGGATCGTCCTGGCCGCAGACCGCTCATGCCCGAGCGAAGGTTCCGAGCTCTCGGCTTCACGTCGGGGACGACCGGACTTCCCAAATGCGTCGTCAGAAGCCGATCGAGCGAAGGCCCTCGAAACGCACTGTTCATCAAGCGCTTCGGCTTCGGCACGCGTGACAGGTTTCTGCTCTGTCTTCCCCTCTCTCACGCATCGGGGCACGGCTGGGCCCGTACGTTCCTGACCTGCGGTGGAACCGTGGTGATCGGGAGTTCCGAGCCGAAGGAGATCGCAGCGAACCTGGCAGGAAGCGCGATCACGGCGAGTCTGATTGTCCCTCCCGTGCTCGATGCGGTCGTCAACGTACTTCGAGACAGGTTCCCCAACGAGCGTGTATGCGGCCAGGTCCGTTTCCTCCTCACCGGTGGTAGGCATCTCTCGCCCGGGCTTGTGGGGAGGGTGACCAGGACGATCGGTCCCGTCTTGCACGCGTACTACGGGACGACTGAAACAGGGGTCAACGCCTTCGCTGAACCCATCGACCTGCTCATCGACCCGCGGTGTTCCGGCACGGTCGTGGACGGTTCGGCCATAGCGATCGTCGACGCCGAAGGCAACGAAGTGTCCTCCGAGACACCAGGCAGGGTTGCGATCGCCAGCTACATGAATGCTGACTCCTACGACGACGGAGATATTCCTTCGGTCGAACTCGGAGGCATTCGCTACACGCTCACTGCCGATCTAGGCGTGATGTCGGGGGACGGGGTCCTCACGATTCTCGGCAGAGCCAGCGAGGAGGTCAGCGCCTCCGAATGCGGTGACCTCATCGGCTTTGAGAATGACCTCAGGCTGCTTGCCGGTGTCACCGATGCCGCGGTCGCCGTCGATTCGAAGCGATTTGCGGTCGCCGCGATCGAAATGGCCGAGGCGACCATCGATGAACCATTGATGGAGTATCTGGCGATTCGCCTCGGCAAGCAGCGTGGCGTGCAGTTGCCGATCAAGGCGCGGATAGTGCCAACTCTCCAATTCAACCGGACAGGCAAGTTCGACCTCACCAAGAGCCTCGTTCGAAGCTGA
- a CDS encoding glycoside hydrolase family 3 C-terminal domain-containing protein, which yields MGRLARASALNTEEKAAVTSGASFWETEGIDRVGIPSIYLTDGPHGVRKQAQGGDHLGIGDSVPATCFPPAVALGSSWDAELLERVGAALGEEAKAEGVGVLLGPGINIKRSPLCGRNFEYLSEDPILSGRLGASLVRGLQSQGVGASLKHFAANNQETDRLRVSADVDERPLREIYLRGFQHVVQHAAPWTVMCSYNRINGVYASEDPWLLTRVLRDEWGFDGVVVSDWGAVNNRVDALVAGLDLEMPSSDGVTDAQLVAAVRDGSLEESVLDTAAERVIDLVQKAVDNADASATYDRDTHHALAREVAARSVVLLKNDGVLPLASASGRSIAVIGEFARTPRYQGAGSSQIVPTRLDNALDEIRALAGESAVTFSAGYALGDADSDADSGAAADALTAEAVAAAQAADDVLVFLGLPGEDESEGFDREHLELPAAQTALLDAVIATGARVTVVLSNGGVVRVSGWAHRAAAIVEGWLLGQAGGGAIADVLFGVVNPSGRLAESIPLRLEDTASYLNFPGEKGHVRYGEGLFVGYRDFDARDAEVSFPFGHGLSYTEFAFSGLAVSGDADGIEVSLDVANTGERDGREVVQVYVSVPGSSVQRPVRELKGFANVAVAAGASERVTVRIPSEDLAVYDTAQERWVVEGGEYEVTVGASSRDLRGSATVALAGDAGLPLLAFDSTLGEWLAHPVGGQILMGALAQSGGGAVAGMLDDPGLRRMAESMPLNRVAAFPGSPVTAEQIHQLVAAANAATAAAANAPASVSA from the coding sequence ATGGGTCGGCTGGCACGCGCGTCCGCGTTGAACACCGAAGAGAAGGCTGCGGTGACGAGCGGCGCGAGTTTCTGGGAGACCGAGGGCATCGACCGGGTGGGCATCCCGTCGATCTACCTCACCGACGGTCCGCACGGTGTGCGCAAGCAGGCCCAGGGCGGGGACCACCTCGGCATCGGCGACAGTGTCCCGGCCACCTGCTTCCCGCCCGCCGTCGCCCTCGGCTCGTCGTGGGACGCCGAGCTGCTCGAACGCGTCGGCGCCGCCCTGGGCGAAGAAGCGAAGGCGGAAGGTGTCGGCGTGCTGCTCGGACCCGGCATCAACATCAAGCGGTCTCCGCTCTGCGGCCGCAACTTCGAGTACCTGTCGGAAGACCCCATCCTGAGCGGGCGGCTCGGCGCATCCCTGGTCCGGGGCCTGCAGTCGCAGGGCGTCGGCGCCTCGCTCAAGCACTTCGCCGCCAACAACCAGGAGACCGACCGGCTGCGCGTGAGCGCCGACGTGGACGAGCGCCCGCTGCGCGAGATCTACCTCCGCGGCTTCCAGCATGTCGTGCAGCACGCGGCCCCGTGGACCGTGATGTGCTCCTACAACCGCATCAACGGCGTCTACGCCAGCGAGGACCCGTGGCTGCTCACGCGCGTGCTCCGCGACGAGTGGGGCTTCGACGGCGTCGTCGTCTCCGACTGGGGCGCCGTCAACAACCGGGTGGATGCGCTGGTCGCAGGCCTCGACCTGGAGATGCCGTCGAGCGACGGCGTCACAGACGCGCAGCTCGTCGCCGCCGTGCGCGACGGCTCCCTGGAGGAGTCGGTGCTCGACACCGCCGCCGAGCGCGTGATCGACCTCGTGCAGAAGGCGGTCGACAACGCCGACGCGTCCGCGACGTACGACCGGGATACGCACCACGCGCTCGCCCGCGAGGTGGCCGCCCGCAGCGTGGTGCTCCTGAAGAACGACGGGGTGCTCCCGCTCGCATCCGCATCCGGCCGCAGCATCGCCGTGATCGGCGAGTTCGCGCGCACCCCGCGCTACCAGGGCGCCGGTTCGTCGCAGATCGTGCCCACCAGGCTCGACAACGCACTCGACGAGATCCGCGCGCTGGCGGGCGAGAGCGCCGTGACCTTCTCAGCCGGTTACGCGCTCGGCGACGCCGACTCCGACGCCGACTCCGGCGCCGCTGCCGACGCTCTCACCGCCGAGGCCGTCGCCGCCGCGCAGGCGGCAGACGACGTGCTCGTCTTCCTCGGTCTGCCCGGCGAGGACGAGTCGGAAGGCTTCGACCGCGAGCACCTCGAACTTCCGGCAGCGCAGACCGCCCTCCTGGATGCGGTCATCGCGACCGGCGCGCGCGTCACGGTGGTCCTCTCCAACGGTGGCGTCGTCCGCGTCTCCGGATGGGCGCACAGGGCGGCGGCGATCGTCGAGGGCTGGCTGCTCGGCCAGGCGGGCGGCGGTGCCATCGCCGACGTGCTGTTCGGCGTGGTCAACCCGTCCGGGCGTCTGGCGGAGAGCATCCCGCTGCGGCTGGAGGACACGGCCTCGTACCTCAACTTCCCCGGCGAGAAGGGGCACGTCCGGTACGGCGAGGGCCTGTTCGTCGGCTACCGCGACTTCGACGCGCGGGATGCGGAGGTCAGCTTCCCGTTCGGCCACGGCCTCTCGTACACGGAGTTCGCGTTCTCGGGTCTCGCCGTCTCCGGCGACGCCGACGGCATCGAGGTATCGCTGGACGTCGCGAACACGGGGGAGCGGGACGGCCGCGAGGTCGTGCAGGTCTACGTGTCCGTGCCCGGCTCGTCGGTGCAGCGCCCGGTGCGCGAGCTCAAGGGCTTCGCGAACGTGGCGGTGGCGGCGGGCGCGTCCGAGCGCGTGACCGTGCGCATCCCGAGCGAGGATCTGGCCGTCTACGACACGGCGCAGGAGCGCTGGGTGGTCGAGGGCGGCGAGTACGAGGTGACGGTCGGTGCGTCGTCGCGCGACCTGCGCGGCAGCGCGACGGTGGCACTGGCGGGCGACGCCGGGCTGCCGCTGCTGGCCTTCGACTCGACGCTGGGCGAGTGGCTGGCGCATCCGGTCGGCGGGCAGATCCTGATGGGCGCGCTCGCGCAGTCCGGGGGCGGAGCCGTCGCGGGGATGCTCGACGATCCTGGCCTGCGCCGCATGGCGGAGTCGATGCCGCTCAACCGGGTGGCCGCGTTCCCCGGCAGCCCGGTCACGGCCGAGCAGATCCACCAGCTGGTGGCGGCCGCGAACGCGGCGACGGCGGCCGCAGCGAACGCCCCGGCGAGCGTGTCCGCGTAA